A genomic segment from Necator americanus strain Aroian chromosome III, whole genome shotgun sequence encodes:
- a CDS encoding hypothetical protein (NECATOR_CHRIII.G9277.T1) encodes MADEELASYRLQFQQVEAALLGDPDNEELQKLKADLEEVIALQEELASSSASGSANGSAPVAPHPAKKYEVGDRVMAPLPNGNRAVAVVDSLTAAGVAVIFISSGQKTIVDPSDLTDAPDSHKKNYVFDSGRTGLSKTASNKKEWLAERERRRMRAQKKEMKRKELDLAKESEKSNWLKFNNKAVTKGIKGMKRVIATGSAQDGPAGGMKSQTLVSSRANQFAFKSARGSMDSLF; translated from the exons ATGGCCGATGAAGAGCTTGCCAGTTACAGACTACAATTTCAACAG GTAGAAGCCGCTCTACTTGGTGATCCTGACAATGAGGAGTTGCAGAAGCTGAAAGCTGATCTTGAAGAAGTCATTGCTCTTCAG GAAGAATTGGCGAGCAGTTCGGCATCGGGTTCCGCAAACGGCTCTGCTCCAGTTGCACCGCATCCAGCGAAGAAATATGAG GTCGGCGATCGTGTTATGGCACCTCTTCCTAACGGTAATCGAGCAGTAGCCGTGGTTGATTCTCTGACAGCTGCTGGAGTTgctgttatttttatca GTAGCGGCCAGAAAACAATCGTGGATCCTTCTGATCTTACTGATGCACCTGACTCTCATAAGAAGAACTACGTTTTCGACTCAGGACGTACTGGTCTCTCAAAAACTGCATCAAATAAGAAAGAGTGGCTG gCGGAACGTGAAAGGAGACGTATGCGTGCACAGAAGAAGGAGATGAAGCGCAAAGAATTGGATTTGGCGAAGGAAAGCGAGAAAAGTAACTGGCTGAAATTCAATAATAAGGCAGTCACCAAGGGTATTAAG gGAATGAAGCGAGTGATTGCGACTGGATCTGCACAGGATGGCCCTGCTGGTG GAATGAAATCGCAGACTTTGGTTTCTTCTCGAGCCAATCAGTTCGCATTTAAATCCGCTCGCGGTTCAATGGactcacttttttga
- a CDS encoding hypothetical protein (NECATOR_CHRIII.G9278.T1): MIADTFTVKDRFTIQRQINPQYDESSDAERRSEPKRWHKQPTIVAKRNARERTRVHTVNQAFVTLKFHLPSLRTHTKRVSKLKILNAAIRYIDSLVDLLKTCDTNAPLTVFPSERRHSTASADRSLIRHQPIPYMQTLFDYPYLYPQNPNTQNFMMNPSTSFLLPPCYTQ; encoded by the exons ATGATCGCCGATACATTTACAGTGAAGGATCGCTTCACGATTCAACGTCAAATCAATCCACAATACG ACGAGTCGAGTGATGCGGAACGACGTTCGGAACCAAAACGTTGGCATAAACAACCTACCATAGTCGCGAAGCGAAACGCTCGAGAACGAACACGTGTCCATACGGTCAATCAG GCATTCGTTACATTGAAATTCCATCTGCCATCGCTACGTACTCACACAAAACGTGTGTCGAAGCTGAAAATACTCAACGCCGCCATACGTTATATCGATTCGCTTGTGGATCTTCTAAAA ACATGTGACACTAATGCTCCGCTTACGGTATTTCCGAGCGAACGACGTCATAGCACAGCCTCAG CTGATCGCTCACTTATACGACATCAACCAATCCCTTATATGCAGACATTGTTCGATTATCCTTATTTGTATCCTCAAAATCCGAACACTCAAAATTTTATGATGAATCCATCGACATCATTCCTACTTCCTCCTTGTTATACTCAGTGA